A genomic stretch from Aedes albopictus strain Foshan chromosome 2, AalbF5, whole genome shotgun sequence includes:
- the LOC134287777 gene encoding uncharacterized protein LOC134287777, which translates to MDRTGRPNKKRKAARQREAKKKIKREIVDPLAWTFEDPWRSSEFPCDSGSESACNEGRLNDIVQPVAVQELDDLPVYFPVECGSLPEIPLPTEAATVPEVSILSFPDFNVNTNNVFLPPLPAIDIDSEPKPDAEQASRATVDVPEEGSRSFSSLGTVLVSCEDTDAVKKLEYDLDRAPERPRELGSFSPEKSQALWTNTESVSEEFLRQPQASSGPYGKFS; encoded by the exons ATGGATCGAACGGGCAGACCGAATAAAAAACGTAAAGCTGCAAGGCAGCGCGAGGCCAAAAAGAAAATTAAACGGGAAATCGTTGATCCATTGGCCTGGACTTTTGAAGACCCGTGGCGAAGTAGTGAGTTTCCGTGCGATTCCGGTTCTGAGAGTGCCTGTAACGAAGGAAGATTGAACGACATTGTACAACCGGTTGCAGTACAGGAGCTGGATGATTTGCCGGTATATTTTCCTGTGGAATGTGGTTCTCTACCAGAAATACCCTTGCCAACTGAAGCAGCAACAGTGCCGGAAGTATCGATCCTGTCTTTCCCCGACTTCAACGTCAACACGAACAACGTTTTCTTGCCACCGTTACCTGCGATAGACATCGATTCAGAGCCAAAACCGGATGCCGAACAAGCTTCTAGAGCAACTGTGGATGTACCAGAAGAAGGCAGTCGATCTTTCTCGTCTCTTGGGACAGTTTTGGTATCATGTG AAGACACAGATGCAGTTAAAAAGCTCGAATATGATTTGGACCGTGCACCGGAACGTCCAAGGGAATTAGGATCGTTTTCTCCTGAAAAATCGCAGGCTTTGTGGACGAATACTGAAAGCGTGTCCGAAGAATTTTTGAGGCAGCCACAAGCATCGTCGGGTCCATATGGTAAGTTTTCGTAA